In Marivirga salinae, a single window of DNA contains:
- the panD gene encoding aspartate 1-decarboxylase, which translates to MLIEVCKSKIHRVKVTQAELHYVGSITIDEDLMEASNLIENEKVQIVNINNGERLETYVIKGERGSGMVCLNGPAARKVQVGDIIIIIGYAHMDFEEAKSFKPSLIFPDANNKLP; encoded by the coding sequence ATGTTAATTGAAGTTTGTAAATCAAAAATTCACAGAGTAAAGGTTACTCAAGCAGAATTACACTATGTTGGAAGCATCACCATCGATGAAGATTTGATGGAAGCCTCTAACCTTATAGAAAATGAAAAAGTCCAGATTGTGAACATCAACAATGGTGAGCGATTGGAGACTTATGTCATAAAAGGAGAGCGAGGCTCTGGAATGGTGTGCTTAAATGGGCCAGCTGCAAGAAAAGTGCAGGTTGGTGATATCATCATCATCATTGGATATGCACATATGGATTTTGAAGAAGCAAAATCATTTAAGCCTTCTTTAATTTTCCCAGATGCAAATAATAAACTTCCCTAA
- the panC gene encoding pantoate--beta-alanine ligase codes for MISTGSIAEIQALISKFKSEGKKIGFVPTMGALHDGHLSLVATAKEKVDIVVCSIYVNPTQFNNQDDLKQYPRNIEADKGLLAENGCDVLFLPSDEVMYAGRNTIKFEFGDLDKVMEGKFRPGHFSGVALIVSKFFNIVLPDYGFFGQKDLQQLTIIKKLVEELFFNLEIITVPIKREPHGLAMSSRNERLSKEDREKAKIFSIALTEAKSILMEKQSSEAAKSKVESLFANHKAELEYFEIVSDKDLLTKTENYLAPDTVLCIAGFMGNVRLIDNMYLSGV; via the coding sequence ATGATATCAACAGGCTCAATTGCTGAAATACAAGCCCTTATCTCAAAATTTAAATCAGAAGGTAAAAAAATAGGCTTCGTTCCTACTATGGGGGCTTTGCATGATGGGCATTTGAGTTTAGTAGCTACTGCAAAAGAAAAAGTAGATATCGTGGTCTGTAGTATTTATGTGAACCCTACCCAATTCAATAATCAGGATGACCTAAAACAGTATCCTCGAAACATAGAAGCTGACAAAGGTTTATTAGCGGAAAATGGTTGTGATGTTCTTTTCTTACCTTCCGATGAAGTGATGTATGCAGGAAGAAATACAATAAAATTTGAGTTTGGAGATTTGGATAAGGTAATGGAAGGGAAATTCCGCCCAGGACATTTTAGCGGAGTAGCTTTAATTGTCTCTAAGTTTTTTAATATCGTACTTCCAGACTATGGTTTTTTCGGTCAAAAAGATTTACAACAATTGACTATCATCAAGAAACTGGTGGAGGAATTATTTTTTAATTTAGAAATTATTACTGTGCCTATTAAAAGAGAACCTCATGGTTTGGCGATGTCTTCAAGAAATGAACGCTTAAGTAAAGAAGATAGGGAAAAGGCAAAAATATTTTCTATTGCTTTAACAGAAGCGAAATCAATATTAATGGAGAAACAATCTTCTGAAGCAGCAAAAAGCAAAGTAGAATCACTCTTTGCTAACCATAAAGCAGAATTAGAATATTTTGAAATTGTAAGCGATAAAGATTTACTAACCAAAACAGAGAACTACTTGGCGCCAGATACCGTTCTGTGCATTGCAGGGTTTATGGGAAATGTGAGATTAATAGATAACATGTATTTAAGTGGAGTCTAA